In one window of Electrophorus electricus isolate fEleEle1 chromosome 15, fEleEle1.pri, whole genome shotgun sequence DNA:
- the LOC113567618 gene encoding protein FAM181B, with product MAVQTAIMNSQFLGFCFPGSVMEFGAEKVLERRLLGEVDGEGDVRQTSRDLLSFINSASSNIKLALDKPVKSKRKVNHRKYLQKQIKRCTGITAPVSMSAQESCKRPDSSQAPASVLQSKTPPKRDGLQESLQSKSLAALFNAAQEVRGERPRKPPLRHRNLPRSFFTEPASSSSVTSTSGMSLKDLERGNPDAAEFFELLGPDYSNMVSEQEVFHTPSPRIQQGSGGPEPGVLDSHHFVTGGFLYAEPWGTNSVQAYKKTEGTRTGAAQPALYGSTQPPGPAGAPCSLSLYSFSDYSGSQVSYDQTGGYGRTSFPPL from the coding sequence ATGGCTGTTCAGACTGCCATCATGAACTCACAGTTCCTTGGTTTCTGCTTTCCTGGCTCGGTAATGGAGTTTGGGGCAGAGAAGGTTCTGGAAAGACGGCTGCTGGGTGAGGTGGACGGCGAGGGCGACGTCAGACAGACGAGCCGCGATCTGCTCAGCTTCATCAACTCTGCCTCCAGCAACATCAAACTGGCTTTGGACAAACCCGTGAAGTCCAAGAGGAAAGTCAACCACCGCAAGTACCTGCAGAAGCAGATCAAGAGATGCACGGGCATCACGGCCCCTGTGAGCATGTCAGCTCAGGAGTCGTGCAAGAGACCAGATTCCAGCCAAGCTCCAGCCAGCGTCCTGCAGAGCAAAACGCCCCCCAAACGCGACGGGCTGCAAGAGAGCCTACAGAGTAAAAGTCTGGCTGCACTCTTCAACGCTGCCCAGGAGGTGCGAGGGGAGCGGCCCAGAAAACCTCCGCTACGCCATCGCAACTTGCCCCGGTCCTTCTTCACCGAGCCAGCCAGCAGCTCCAGTGTCACGTCTACCTCTGGCATGTCCCTCAAAGACCTCGAACGGGGAAATCCAGACGCAGCAGAGTTCTTCGAGCTCCTGGGGCCTGACTACAGCAACATGGTCAGTGAGCAGGAGGTCTTCCACACTCCGTCCCCCAGGATACAGCAGGGCTCTGGAGGCCCTGAGCCGGGCGTGTTGGACTCCCACCATTTTGTGACGGGAGGTTTCCTGTATGCAGAACCATGGGGCACCAACAGTGTGCAAGCATACAAGAAGACCGAGGGGACGAGGACAGGAGCCGCACAGCCGGCCCTGTATGGCAGCACGCAGCCACCGGGGCCAGCCGGggccccctgctctctctccctctacagCTTCTCTGACTACTCTGGCTCTCAGGTTTCGTACGATCAGACGGGCGGATACGGCCGGACCAGTTTCCCTCCCCTTTAA